Below is a window of Vibrio gazogenes DNA.
TGAACTGAGCGAGGTGAATATGTCTTTTGAAGAGGCGTTGTTATCGCCACTGCATCAGGTTAGTGGCGGTCATATCTGGTGCGAGGGTGCTGCATGGTTGCAGCACCCCGGTCAACTGCTGTTTTCGGATGTAAAAAAAAATGCGCTCTATCTTTATCATCCCGATTCTCACGAGACAGAACTTGTCACGGATTACTCACATTTTGCCAATGGCAACTACCCATTGGCCAATGGCAATGTGGTGACATGCGAACACGGGCGGCGCTGTCTTTCTATTCGGCATAAAGACAATCTGGCACTCGCCAAGGTTTTAGTTGATAAGTATGATGGTAAACGACTCAACTCACCGAATGATGTGGTTGAGCGTCGCTCGGATGGGACGATTTGGTTTACTGACCCGCCATACGGCATTCTTAGTGATGCTGAGGGATATAAATCGGAAAGTCAGATGGTTGGGTGTTATATCTACTGTTATGATCCGCATGATGATTCATTGACGATTGCATCGACTGATATTCAGCGACCCAATGGTCTGGTCTTTTCTCCCGATGAAACAACCTTGTATGTGGCGGACATGTCGATTGTTGATTTTCCAACGCAGGGGTTAAAACACCTGAAAGCCTTTGATGTACATGGAAAAGTGCTCTCTCAAGGACGGTTGGTTTATCAAGTGGAACACGGTATCCCTGATGGGATGACGATGGATCATTTCGGAACGCTCTATTGCAGTTCGTCTGAAGGGATTTTAGTGCTCAATCGTGAAATGGTGCTGGTGGGACGTATTCCAGTGCCTGAGACGGTTTCTAACTGCACGCTGAATCATGATGAAAGTACGTTATATATCACGGCATCGACTTCGGTTTATGCTATCGATCTCAACTGCCAGATATTGGCAGAATTATAAGGAATTACTATGCTCGCTTGCCATTTTCATGCCTCTGATTATCGTGCTTTGTTACCTGCGCTCTTTGTCCGTGCGATTGACTATGTGACGACCCAAGATTTAAACGCTCTCGATTCCGGACGTCACACCATTCCCGAGATCGATCCGGATGATGCTTTTTTTATGATCCTCGATTATCAAACAACGGCAGAAAGCCCGGTAGGCCCTGAGTTTCATCACAAATATTGTGATGTTCAGTTTATTATTCAGGGAGAAGAACAGTTTGGCTGGACTGAATTGACCGATGAACAACATCAGCAGCTATCGCATGACTATCATTATGATCAACAAAAAGATATCTGTTTCTTTGATCAACAACTGGTGACACTCTCTTATGCAACCATGTCTCATGATCAGTTTTATCTGTTTACACCGAGAACGGCCCATATGCCGAATCTCTCGGTCACCACGACATCACAGGTTAGAAAAGTTGTGATTAAGATTAAGTATCCGGCTTGATTCGGTCACCCGTGTGACCATTTTTATATCGAGCGCATATTTTAGATCGAATATCATGTTTTATATCGAATATACAGTTT
It encodes the following:
- a CDS encoding YhcH/YjgK/YiaL family protein, with the protein product MLACHFHASDYRALLPALFVRAIDYVTTQDLNALDSGRHTIPEIDPDDAFFMILDYQTTAESPVGPEFHHKYCDVQFIIQGEEQFGWTELTDEQHQQLSHDYHYDQQKDICFFDQQLVTLSYATMSHDQFYLFTPRTAHMPNLSVTTTSQVRKVVIKIKYPA
- a CDS encoding SMP-30/gluconolactonase/LRE family protein, which codes for MSFEEALLSPLHQVSGGHIWCEGAAWLQHPGQLLFSDVKKNALYLYHPDSHETELVTDYSHFANGNYPLANGNVVTCEHGRRCLSIRHKDNLALAKVLVDKYDGKRLNSPNDVVERRSDGTIWFTDPPYGILSDAEGYKSESQMVGCYIYCYDPHDDSLTIASTDIQRPNGLVFSPDETTLYVADMSIVDFPTQGLKHLKAFDVHGKVLSQGRLVYQVEHGIPDGMTMDHFGTLYCSSSEGILVLNREMVLVGRIPVPETVSNCTLNHDESTLYITASTSVYAIDLNCQILAEL